The sequence AGCGAGACCTGGACGGCACGGAAACGGTCGTCGGAAGCGTCGACCTCCGCGTTCTCCCGTCGGAGCCGCTCGCCATGACGGCCATCGCGCCCCACCCGGTGCGGGAGCAATCCACCCTCCGGGTCTCCGTGCAGGAGCGGGCGGACGTTACCGTTGCGCTCTACGACCTTCTAGGGCGCCGCGTGCAGGTTCTACACGAGGGAGGCATCGGACCCGCATCACCGGTCGCGCTCTCGCTTGACGCGTCGACCCTCCCGAGTGGGACGTACTTCCTCCGCGCCACCGGGAACGGCACGTCGGTGACGCAGCGACTGACGGTCGTGCGCTGATCCCATCCGAGCGGTTCTCACGGATCGCACGATAATGTGTGTCTCCACCGCGGGGACGGGCGGCCTTCGGGTCGGCTCGTCCCCGCGTGGCATTTGGGGGGAAATCGGAGATGGTAGGCGCGGCCTTTCTGCCTTCACTGCGTCGCCATGGTGACATCGTCCCACGGCCTGCGTTTGCTTCGCTAGAAGACGCCGTATGGAATCGGGCCATTCACGACAACCTCCGTCACCGTGATCACGATCGGCTCGTCGTTCATCAACCGTCTCATCTGGTCGCCCATCATTTTCTCCATGCTCTCGCGCTGAGCCTCGGGCATGTTTTCCATCTGCTTCTTCATCTGCTCCATCTGCTTGCGCTGCTCTTCCGATACGTCCATACGTATCTCCATGCGGAACGGGAGCGACACGCCATCGACGGTCCGGTAATCTTTCATATCCATCGTCATCCCACCATCGCCCTGGGGCGTCATGCCTCTCAGGGACATGCGGCGCATGTAGTTGTCACCCACGCCAATGAAATAGGTAACCTCGCTCGCCGTGCGTAGACTTTCGTCTAACTGGCCCGGTTCACTTACGCGGATGACGTGACATTCGGTACCATTGACCGTTTCGGTCCCGGCGTATGACCCAATCTCTCCAATTTTCGCGTACTGATCAGCCTGATTCTGCATGGCATCAGCGCCCATCGGACGCCCCTGTCCGCTCACCTGCACTGCCGAGCGAAAGTCGAATGGGCCTCCTCCCTCCTCCTTTTTGTAGTACGTGGTATACGTGTCGGTCTTCATCATATAGTTGTCGACATCCTCAAACATCGACGCGTGCGTGCGTTGGACGTCGTTCATGACGGATGCGGCCGTCTGCGCCGACGCTAGCGGAGCAAGAGGCACGGCAGCAGCGAAAAGAAGCGCCAGCAGCAGAAGGCTACGGCTACAGGCACGTTGTACGGACGCAAAAGACGCGGAAAAGAAGGACGCTGTCGTCGTCATAGATCAGAGAGGCGAGAGGAACGGAAATGATACACACATTTGTTGAGTCGGAGGGTCGTACCCCAAGGCCCACTCCATGTTTTCGGTTAGTTGCTGGGAGAGAGAACACCGTCTCGCTGAATTTGCGAATCGCTGCACTCCGGACGGCTATTCTTTGGGATGGGAATGACCAATAATCAACACGTGGCAACGATACGATCGTACCCCCCGGTCATGTCTGAGCCTTCTCCGGCAACGACTCATACCAATCCCGGAGTTCGTCCAAAAACCCGAGCGCCGTCGTACCCAGCGGCGTGATGCTGTATTCTACGCCAAGGGGGCGCGTCTCAATCACTTCGCGCTCGATCAGGTTATGGGACTCCAGGTGCTTCAGGCGAGTGGAGACCATTCGCTTGCTGGCCCCTCCGACCATTCGAGCAAGGTCGTTGAAGCGCACGGGCCCATCTTTCAGGTGCCACAGAATGGACCCCGTCCACTTCCCACCGAGAATGCGCATCCCCTTCTCGATCGAACAAGGCTCCTCACACGAATCGACAGCCGTTTTCCGGCCCTGTTCGTCGGTCTCAACTCGGGCATTCATCGTTTCTTCGGGTGGTTACTAAAAGTACACTAGTTGATTCGAGTAACCATTCGCTCTACGTTTGGATCCGTGCAATCGAGCACGACCGCAATATCCAACCAACGCTGACGAGACGACATGCAGAACGTCCTGATTATCAATGGACACCAGCCCTATCCATTTGCCGAAGGCCGGCTGAACGGCACCTTCGTGTCCATTGCTCGCGAGCACCTGGAGGCCCGCGGTGACACCGTACGGCTGACGGAGGTCGCCGGCGGCGATGGATGGGACGTAGAGGAGGAGGTAGAAAACCACCAGTGGGCCGATGTCGTGCTGATGCAATTTCCCGTCAACTGGATGAGCATGCCCTGGAGCCTGAAAAAGTACATGGACGAGGTCTACACCGCCGGCATGGACGGGCGGATGTGTAACGGCGACGGCCGACATGGACCGGACGAGAACCACCAGTATGGGCTCGGCGGCACCCTCACGAATACGGCCTACATGCTCTCGCTCACCTTCAATGCACCGCGTGACGCCTTTGACACCTCCGATGCGCCGTTCTTCGACGGGCGCTCCGTGGACGACCTGCTGAACCCGATGCATCTGAATTGCGCGTTCTTCGGCATGACGAAGACACCCACCTTTTCAGCGCATGACGTGATGAAAAACCCGGACATCGAAACCGATATCGCGCGCTTCAAGACCCACCTCGATCGCCACTTTCCGCCGCATTCGAACGAAGAGATGCCGGTCACGGAACGGGCAACGAGCGAGTAATTCGACTTCGCCCCCCACTGCACGCCTCTCGCGCTTCTCCATCTCCGCTTCAGCTATGCCAACGACACCACGCTCAAGACAATCTGCCCCCGCTCTTTCGTTTCCGACCATCGGCGGAGGCAACTGGTCGTTACAGGATCAGTCCCCGGAGAACTTCACGCTCATTGTTTTCTACCGGGGTCTACACTGTCCCGTCTGCAAGTCGTATTTAGAAACGCTATCAGACGTACAGTCGGACTATGCCGATCTTGGGGTGGAGATGGCCGCCGTGAGCATGGACACCAAGTCGCGCGCCCGCAAGACACGCATGGACTGGGGGATCGGTGATTATCCGCTGGGCTATAACCTTGACCTGGAGACGGCAAACGCGTGGGGGCTCTACCTGAGCGAAGGAATCAAGGAAGGCGAACCGGACCTGTTCTCCGAACCCGGGCTGTTTCTCGTTTGCCCCGACGGCCGGCTCTACTACTCTGCGATCAACTCCGCTCCGTGGGGACGTCCCCACCTTCCGTCGTTTCGGAAGACCGTCGACTACATCGTTACCCACGACTACCCTGCGCGGGGCGAACACGGTTCGTGAGATCGCCGCCACGTATTGCGGAGCCGGTGACCGTTGGGTTGTGGTGAGACCTCGGGACCCGTAGGCGTCGTACCGTGCAGCACACGCAAAATGACCCGCGTACAACGTGCGCACAAAGGATTGACTTCCAGCGCAACATGCGTAAAAGCGATTGGCGGACAGATTGTCTATTCTTTGAACGCAGAACTCTTCGATACGACGTCCAGGAGCGCTACCGGGCCTGGACGTTCGCCCGACTTCCGGGCCTCGAAGCGGATCTCTCGCCCTCCTGCACGTCTCCCTCCACTCTATGCCTCGTTGCTTCTACACGTCCCCGTCTCTTGCTCAACCGGTTGACGGCGCCGCATCGGATTCACACCTCCTGATATTCGGTCGATGGGTCGCACTCCTCATTTCGATCGTGCTACTGACCGGATGGATCGCTGCCCCGGTGGCGGCTCAGAATGCCGAGGTGCAGCTCATTCACAACGCGCCCGACCCAGCAGCCTCTACCGTCGACATCTACTTCGAGAACAGTAGTGGCGACGTAGAGAAATTCGACAACGTCGATTTCCGAACGGCCACCGCGTTCCTCACCATTCCTGCAGATACGTACGATATCGTCGTGGCGGATGAGACCAGTACCGGCATTTCGGACCAGGTGCTCCACACGAAGACCGGCGTCACGTTCAACGACGGAATTGCCTACCACGTCGTCGCGATCGGCGTCCTCGACTCCAACCAGTTCGAGGCCAACCCGACGGGTCGGTCGACCGCATTCGACGTGCTGATCAATGAAGATGTGCTCACCAGCAATTCCGACGCCCTCGTTCGAATGCGCGTGGCCGCCGGGGCGCCCGACCTCCCGGCAGTCAATCTCGAGGCACCGGGCGGCACCCTCGTCGGCAACATTCCGTTTCCGGACGACACGAACGGGTACATTAGCCTGCCCGAGGACGAGTATCCCCTCTCGCTGGTCGACCCAAATGATGCCTCCACGGTCTACGCGGAATTTCGTCTCGACCTGACCGGACGAGCCTCCACGCCTGCGTACCTGCTTTTCACCGGCTTCGACACGCCCGGCAACGAGGCTCCGGGAGCGCCCGAACTCCGCGCCATCGCCGTCTTTCCCGATGGCACGACGGAAGTGTTGCTGCCCAGCGCAGACCTGCAAGTCGTCCACAACGCAGCCGGCATTGGTGCTGTCGACGTTTACCTGGACGACGGCATCAATCCGCCGAGCAAGATCGACGACCTCCCGTTTCGCGGTGCCCTGAATGTGTCGGCCCCGGCCGGTGAGAGCATCACGGTCAGCCTCAATGCGGAAAGCAGCAGCGGCATCAGCGATCAGCAGGTCGCGAGCACAACGACAACACTCGACCCGGACTCCTTCAATCAGGCGTTCGCCGTGGGCGAAAGTGCAGGAAGCGCGGACGTGCTCATTCAGGCAAATCGCAACCAGACGTCGGCCGGCGGGGCCGGAACCGTCGGCCTTCTCGTCGGGCATCAGTCCCCCGACGCCGGCCCCGTTGACGCTCTGACGCGCGGCGTCCAGGCCGTGGATGACATCGCGTATACGGACTTCCAGCCCGCCTCGGGGTACGTGACCGTTCCAACCGGCGACTACATCATTCGCATCACCGATGACGCCAACACCGCCTTTGTCGGCTCCGTCCTCGCGCCGCTCACAAGTCTGGGCGTCGACGGCCAGACCGTGACCGTGCTTGCATCCGGCTTCGTGAACCCCGGAACCGGAGAACCATCGCTCGCTCTGCTTGCCGTACCGTCTGAGGCGGCAGACGCGGACCCGCTCAACAACACCATCGTCCTGCAGCCGGACGCCAGCCTGCAGACGCTCGTCGTGAACGAGTTTTTCGCCGATCCGTCGGACACGCAGGACCCAAACGGCGACGGCACCGCCGGTGGGGATGCCGACGAGGAGTTCATTGAGCTGGTGAACGTATCGGGCGCGGAGCTCGACATTTCCGGGTACGAGATCGTCGATGCTGCAAACAACACGTACACCGTCCCGGCCGGCACGACGCTCGACCCCGGCGGATCGGCCACCATCTTTCAGGGTGGCACACCGACAAATATCCCGGGCTTTACCGACACGGGTTCACCGGCGCTGAACAACGGCGGGGATGATGTCCGCATCGTCAACGCGCAGGGCACGGTAGTCGACCGCATCACGTACTCTGCGCTCACGCCGGAGAACGACGACGAGTCCACCACGCGCAACCCGGACTACTTCGGCCCGATGGCGCTTTCCTCGACGGATCTCGGGCAGTCGCCGCCGTACACGCCGGGCCGGCTCAATGACGGCAGCGGCGTTCTTCCCGTCGAACTCGCCCAGTTCAATGCCTTCGGGCAGGGCGACACCGTCCAGCTGGTGTGGACGACGCTCTCGGAGCAGAAAAACAGTGGCTTCGAGATTCAGCAGCGGATCGACGGGGCGTTCCAGACCGTCGGCTTCCGCCAGGGACAGGGTACAACCACCGAACGCACTGAGTACCGCTTCCAGATTGGCGATCTCTCGCCCGGGACGCATGCCTTCCGCCTCCGCCAGGTCGACCTCGACGGCGCCGCGACGCTGTCTCGAGTCGTGAACATCACGGTCGCGCTGGATGAACGCTACGCGTGGAGCTCCGTGTCGCCGCATCCCGTGGCGGAAACAGCACACTCGACGCTACAGGTGCGCACCGCCCAGCCGGTAAAGGTGACCCTGTACGACTTGCTCGGCCGCAAGGTACAAACGCTGTACGACGATACGATGACGCCCGGACGCGGGCACGACCTCGCGATCGACGCGCAATCCCTTCCGAGCGGGACGTACTTCCTGCGCGCCACCGGCGAGACGTTTTCCGCAACGCGCCGAGTTACCGTCGTCCGATAGCGCGAGACAAAGACAAGGGGCGTTGGATGATGCGGGCCGCTTCCATTCCGGGAGGCGGCCCGCCCTTCTTACGTTTAGGGTTCAACGTTCAGGGTTCAACGTTCAGGGTTCGGGCGCTGTACCGATATGGCTATTTGGTGGAGACAGCCGTCGGAAGACAGTAGCCTTTCAGACTGGTAACCATCTGCCAAACAGAGTCAAAACCGGCTGGGGAGGGGCCCCACCTACTCAGCGGCGCACGGCTGTGCGTCGCTGTTTCCGGTTTGGTCGTATTCTCGCGACAGAGGAAACCTTTCGGGGCCCCTCACAGAGTCCGTGGCGTTACGAGATGAATTGGCAAAACGGCTTTGGGCCAAGGCAGATCGGTAAACCATCTCGGCCATCCGGGTGCCGGTGATTGATCTTCACCGTCGGAAACTTCCGGATGCGGACTGGTACAAACACACGTTGCTTTCCCCTGCACGCTCTCGCCATGAGCATCGACTCCACAACGTACCGGCTTCGCGCGGCCCTTCTGGCCGTTTGTATGCTGGCGGGCCTGATCGCCGCAGATGCCGCGGTCCTGGGCTCCACGAGTGTTGACGGAGCAACGTCGTCCGACCTCATGCATGTCGAGACGGATCGGACCGCACCGTTGCACGGCGCCGATCACGGCGTGTTATTTCACCGTGTGGAAGCAACCGAGCTGCTCGACGGCTCGATCGAAGAACTCACGGACGACGGTCCCGAATCGACCGATGCATCCGCCTCGTCGTGGATGCCCACATCTCTCGTCCAAGCTTACGGGCATTTCCGCTTTCGGTACGTCCCGTCGCGGGCGCTCCTCTGCGTCTATCTCTGCTGATCCTCGCATGGAGACCACCGCGTCGCTTCTGTTCGACGCATGGTCCGCGATGATGTGCGGCTAAGCATCTCGCTCGCCGTCCCAATTGCGACCCGGTCTCCCGTCTTTTGAGGTTCGCCCTCTGCATGGGCAGACGGAATCGCCGTTCTGCCACGAGGCCGAACCCGTCCCTTTCCCTGCCCGACCGCGAACGAACACGTCGTCGTAACCGGTAGGAGTACACTTCCCGTGTGCACCTCCCCGTGATGTCGTTCCCTGCGGACCCCGCCCGTTCTCGTGCGGAATCCGTGTGTCGTGTTCATGCTCGCGGTCCCAACCGTCTGTTGACTCTGCGAGGTTCACCATGAGTATATCCACGTCTACCCAAACCCGTCCACCCGAACACGCCCGTAGCACAACGCCGGACGAACGTTCGGACGGCACCGCCACCACCGACCCCTACGAGGCCGCTCTACACGACCCAGTCACCTACTGGGCGTTTAATTTCTTTGCTGCATCCATCGCTGCGTCCATCCTCATGGCGCTGTGGTACGCGCTCGGATTCGCGGTGGCGTAGTTCTGC comes from Longibacter salinarum and encodes:
- a CDS encoding winged helix-turn-helix transcriptional regulator → MNARVETDEQGRKTAVDSCEEPCSIEKGMRILGGKWTGSILWHLKDGPVRFNDLARMVGGASKRMVSTRLKHLESHNLIEREVIETRPLGVEYSITPLGTTALGFLDELRDWYESLPEKAQT
- a CDS encoding NAD(P)H-dependent oxidoreductase → MQNVLIINGHQPYPFAEGRLNGTFVSIAREHLEARGDTVRLTEVAGGDGWDVEEEVENHQWADVVLMQFPVNWMSMPWSLKKYMDEVYTAGMDGRMCNGDGRHGPDENHQYGLGGTLTNTAYMLSLTFNAPRDAFDTSDAPFFDGRSVDDLLNPMHLNCAFFGMTKTPTFSAHDVMKNPDIETDIARFKTHLDRHFPPHSNEEMPVTERATSE
- a CDS encoding peroxiredoxin-like family protein, producing MPTTPRSRQSAPALSFPTIGGGNWSLQDQSPENFTLIVFYRGLHCPVCKSYLETLSDVQSDYADLGVEMAAVSMDTKSRARKTRMDWGIGDYPLGYNLDLETANAWGLYLSEGIKEGEPDLFSEPGLFLVCPDGRLYYSAINSAPWGRPHLPSFRKTVDYIVTHDYPARGEHGS
- a CDS encoding DUF4397 domain-containing protein, yielding MPRCFYTSPSLAQPVDGAASDSHLLIFGRWVALLISIVLLTGWIAAPVAAQNAEVQLIHNAPDPAASTVDIYFENSSGDVEKFDNVDFRTATAFLTIPADTYDIVVADETSTGISDQVLHTKTGVTFNDGIAYHVVAIGVLDSNQFEANPTGRSTAFDVLINEDVLTSNSDALVRMRVAAGAPDLPAVNLEAPGGTLVGNIPFPDDTNGYISLPEDEYPLSLVDPNDASTVYAEFRLDLTGRASTPAYLLFTGFDTPGNEAPGAPELRAIAVFPDGTTEVLLPSADLQVVHNAAGIGAVDVYLDDGINPPSKIDDLPFRGALNVSAPAGESITVSLNAESSSGISDQQVASTTTTLDPDSFNQAFAVGESAGSADVLIQANRNQTSAGGAGTVGLLVGHQSPDAGPVDALTRGVQAVDDIAYTDFQPASGYVTVPTGDYIIRITDDANTAFVGSVLAPLTSLGVDGQTVTVLASGFVNPGTGEPSLALLAVPSEAADADPLNNTIVLQPDASLQTLVVNEFFADPSDTQDPNGDGTAGGDADEEFIELVNVSGAELDISGYEIVDAANNTYTVPAGTTLDPGGSATIFQGGTPTNIPGFTDTGSPALNNGGDDVRIVNAQGTVVDRITYSALTPENDDESTTRNPDYFGPMALSSTDLGQSPPYTPGRLNDGSGVLPVELAQFNAFGQGDTVQLVWTTLSEQKNSGFEIQQRIDGAFQTVGFRQGQGTTTERTEYRFQIGDLSPGTHAFRLRQVDLDGAATLSRVVNITVALDERYAWSSVSPHPVAETAHSTLQVRTAQPVKVTLYDLLGRKVQTLYDDTMTPGRGHDLAIDAQSLPSGTYFLRATGETFSATRRVTVVR